Proteins encoded by one window of Gemmatimonadota bacterium:
- a CDS encoding Ig domain-containing protein, with protein sequence MIIHTSSERKSAVSSSPSSLSKQSSSPGVEVARAWCGSRRRLALTIFLAIGLPLLAACGKDSPTAPEPPAPPPPPPPTPVPTRIEVTPSSVSLNAIGQTLQLTAQVFDQNNAVMSGATIEWSSSNEAVATVSGQGLVTAVANGSATITARSGSASTSVPVTVMQSAGSIVIEPSSATLMAIGEMVQLSASVLDGNGQPVAGAVVEWSSSDASVAMVSAQGLVTAVANGSITVTAHSGSASASVPVTVMQSAGSIAIEPSSATLMALGETVQLSAS encoded by the coding sequence ATGATCATCCATACCAGTAGCGAACGTAAATCGGCGGTTTCTTCCAGCCCGTCCAGTCTATCGAAACAATCCTCTTCGCCTGGTGTGGAGGTCGCTCGCGCCTGGTGTGGCAGTCGCCGGCGCCTGGCGTTGACCATCTTCCTTGCCATCGGCCTTCCGTTGCTGGCCGCCTGCGGCAAGGACAGCCCGACGGCGCCTGAACCGCCTGCTCCACCGCCGCCCCCACCACCGACTCCGGTGCCTACGCGCATTGAAGTAACGCCTTCCTCTGTCTCATTGAATGCCATCGGTCAGACCCTCCAACTGACCGCCCAGGTCTTCGATCAGAACAACGCGGTCATGAGCGGCGCGACCATCGAGTGGTCGAGTAGTAACGAAGCCGTGGCGACCGTAAGCGGGCAGGGGTTGGTGACGGCTGTCGCCAACGGCAGTGCGACAATCACGGCGCGTTCAGGTAGTGCGTCCACGAGCGTCCCGGTGACGGTGATGCAGTCTGCGGGCAGTATCGTGATCGAGCCGTCGTCGGCCACACTCATGGCCATCGGCGAGATGGTGCAGCTTTCGGCCTCCGTACTGGACGGGAACGGTCAACCGGTGGCTGGTGCGGTGGTCGAGTGGTCGAGTAGCGACGCTTCGGTTGCCATGGTGTCGGCACAGGGCCTGGTGACGGCGGTCGCCAATGGCAGCATCACGGTCACCGCTCATTCGGGTAGCGCGTCTGCCAGCGTCCCGGTGACGGTGATGCAGTCGGCGGGCAGTATCGCGATCGAACCGTCGTCGGCCACACTCATGGCCCTCGGTGAGACGGTGCAGTTATCGGCGTCAG
- a CDS encoding adenylyltransferase/cytidyltransferase family protein has protein sequence MPQHTRNAARIVDLEAFPGLKGSVDLGTIVATSGGYDPLHPGHVSCLLESSGYGDTMVVIVNGDAFLRRKKGKPFMDLRARCQVVSGIRGVDYVIPFEIEGDDTVCEALRVIRPRVFTKGGDRTDMSNIPEWSVCKELGIEVISGVGMDKAWSSSDYLESWGRFWAGQGNRG, from the coding sequence ATGCCGCAGCATACACGAAACGCAGCCCGCATCGTCGACCTGGAAGCGTTCCCCGGCTTGAAGGGAAGCGTAGACCTGGGCACCATCGTCGCCACTTCCGGCGGGTACGATCCGCTCCATCCCGGCCATGTCTCCTGTCTGCTGGAATCGTCCGGCTATGGCGATACCATGGTCGTGATCGTCAATGGCGACGCATTCCTGCGCCGCAAGAAGGGCAAGCCCTTCATGGATCTCAGGGCCCGTTGCCAGGTCGTCTCCGGTATCCGCGGCGTGGACTACGTGATTCCGTTTGAAATCGAAGGCGACGATACGGTCTGCGAGGCCCTGAGGGTGATCCGGCCCCGCGTATTCACCAAGGGCGGAGACCGGACCGACATGTCCAATATCCCCGAGTGGAGCGTATGCAAGGAACTCGGCATCGAAGTGATTTCGGGGGTGGGGATGGACAAGGCCTGGAGCAGTTCCGACTACCTGGAATCGTGGGGACGATTCTGGGCCGGCCAGGGGAACCGCGGGTAG
- a CDS encoding Gfo/Idh/MocA family oxidoreductase, translating to MPSRYRAAVIGLGRMGSTFDDEIDQGGSIFLPYCHAPSYQAAPDVDLVAGADPHDGQRSIFGGRWGIEDGHLYADYRDMLEKERIDLLSVCTTARIRSQIVQDAARAGVKAIWAEKPIALTLAEADDMVAACEKHGVALAINCARRWHPFFSHAKTMIEEDELGEIVQVTGYGQCGLSHNGSHLIDIVRYMAGGTVEWVYGEMESDEAAAGDKDLMGNGYLAFDNGVRAYVRGMPCGIANWEIDVLGTKGRFRSIANGQDAELVKLHPGGPRGRGVPARLPFPWPVRYPSMGLTIVADLISAVENGHPPKCSGVDGREALEVAIALRESHRRGGQKVHLPVQDRDSGILSSEIHQDDVPARVRRLRG from the coding sequence ATGCCAAGCAGATACCGCGCCGCCGTGATCGGCCTCGGCCGCATGGGCAGCACCTTCGACGACGAGATCGACCAGGGCGGATCCATCTTCCTGCCCTACTGTCACGCGCCTTCCTACCAGGCCGCGCCTGACGTAGACCTGGTCGCCGGGGCGGACCCTCACGACGGGCAGCGTTCGATATTCGGCGGGCGCTGGGGCATCGAAGACGGTCACCTGTACGCCGACTACCGCGATATGCTCGAGAAAGAGCGTATCGATCTGCTCAGCGTCTGCACCACGGCCCGGATCCGTTCACAGATCGTTCAGGACGCCGCCCGCGCCGGCGTGAAGGCCATTTGGGCCGAAAAACCCATCGCCCTGACCCTGGCCGAGGCGGATGACATGGTGGCAGCCTGCGAGAAACACGGCGTCGCCCTGGCCATCAACTGCGCGCGGCGCTGGCATCCGTTCTTTTCCCATGCGAAGACCATGATCGAAGAAGACGAACTCGGCGAGATCGTCCAGGTGACGGGTTACGGCCAGTGCGGACTTTCCCATAACGGCAGCCACCTCATCGATATCGTCCGGTACATGGCGGGCGGAACGGTCGAATGGGTGTACGGCGAGATGGAATCCGACGAGGCCGCGGCGGGCGACAAGGATCTCATGGGCAACGGGTACCTGGCCTTCGACAACGGGGTCCGGGCCTATGTCCGCGGCATGCCCTGCGGGATCGCGAACTGGGAGATCGACGTCCTGGGCACGAAGGGCCGCTTCCGCTCCATCGCGAACGGCCAGGACGCCGAACTGGTGAAGCTGCATCCCGGCGGTCCGCGCGGCAGAGGCGTGCCCGCCCGATTGCCCTTTCCCTGGCCCGTTCGTTACCCGTCCATGGGGCTGACCATCGTCGCGGACCTCATCTCGGCCGTCGAAAACGGTCATCCCCCGAAGTGTTCCGGGGTGGACGGACGGGAGGCCCTGGAAGTGGCCATCGCCCTCCGGGAATCTCATCGAAGGGGAGGACAGAAGGTCCATCTGCCCGTGCAGGACCGGGATTCGGGCATCCTGTCCTCCGAAATACACCAGGACGACGTACCGGCGCGCGTCCGGCGCCTTCGGGGATAG
- a CDS encoding sugar phosphate isomerase/epimerase, protein MKLGFVTYQIGKDWDVPAIIDMCGRTGFTGVELRTTHAHGVEASLSADERSEVRRLFEDGGVDLVGLGTAFEYHSADPDEVRANVDGTVEYARLAADLGCPGVKVRPNGLQTEAGIPEEATLEQIGKAVGECAEAAAGLGVQIRVEVHGKDTQEPRRMRAIMDHADHPNAYICWNSNFGEVQDGSIEANYRLLAHKIGLVHITEIYRAEYPWRELFRLLQADGYGGYTLAEIAHSPEPERLMGYYKALWEAYRA, encoded by the coding sequence ATGAAGCTGGGGTTCGTGACCTATCAGATCGGCAAGGACTGGGACGTGCCGGCCATCATCGACATGTGCGGAAGGACGGGTTTCACGGGCGTGGAACTCCGCACGACCCATGCCCACGGCGTGGAAGCCTCGCTGAGTGCGGATGAGCGATCAGAGGTACGACGGCTTTTCGAGGACGGCGGCGTGGACCTGGTGGGCCTCGGTACGGCCTTCGAGTATCACTCGGCCGATCCGGACGAGGTGCGGGCGAACGTGGACGGGACCGTCGAGTACGCGAGACTGGCGGCCGACCTGGGTTGTCCGGGCGTCAAGGTGCGCCCCAACGGTCTACAGACCGAAGCGGGCATCCCGGAAGAAGCGACCCTCGAGCAGATTGGGAAAGCCGTCGGTGAGTGCGCGGAAGCGGCCGCCGGCCTCGGCGTGCAGATCCGGGTAGAAGTGCATGGGAAGGACACCCAGGAGCCGCGGCGCATGCGCGCCATCATGGACCACGCGGACCATCCCAATGCGTATATCTGCTGGAACTCGAATTTCGGCGAAGTGCAGGACGGATCCATCGAGGCCAACTACCGGCTGCTCGCCCACAAGATCGGCCTGGTGCACATCACCGAAATCTACCGCGCCGAGTACCCCTGGCGAGAGCTTTTCCGATTGCTTCAAGCGGACGGTTACGGAGGGTACACGCTCGCGGAAATCGCCCACAGCCCCGAACCCGAGCGGCTGATGGGCTACTACAAGGCCCTCTGGGAAGCGTATCGGGCCTGA
- a CDS encoding aspartate aminotransferase family protein → MTTAQKISQEAIYRERTPGSCEAFKRAGEVMPGVAKGAYYYAPYPVTIARAEGCHLYDVDGNRYVDFANHHTTQILGHNHPAIVRAVSQQLEQGIAVAAPMGIETALADELCRRVDSLEMVRFCNSGTEATLHAIRLAREYTGRHLIAKFEGGYHGSHDAVEISTSPDPAKAGPADRPVPVASAGGMPPNATDNVVILPFDDEAAVEAIVAEKSDELAAVILDPKTGVIPQRLDFVKAVREITERHGVLLILDEIVGFRASPGGVQAQCGILPDLSTYGKIVGGGFPAGAFGGRGELMSLLDPTQGKARVFQSGSFSAHPVTMAAGLAMVEVLTPDVYARLDRLTDRLVHGLEDAFARTSTVATVAASGSTFSIYFTGGPVRTYRAVAAADKGTVPAVFLGLLNRGYYLSNGLAMNCLSAAMDESHIDGLVEAVAGTLVEI, encoded by the coding sequence ATGACAACGGCCCAGAAGATATCGCAGGAGGCGATCTACCGCGAAAGGACGCCGGGATCCTGTGAAGCGTTCAAGCGCGCGGGTGAAGTCATGCCCGGCGTCGCCAAGGGCGCCTACTACTACGCGCCATACCCGGTCACCATCGCGCGGGCCGAAGGCTGCCACCTGTACGACGTGGACGGCAACCGGTACGTGGATTTCGCCAACCACCACACGACGCAGATCCTGGGGCACAACCATCCCGCGATCGTCCGCGCGGTGTCGCAACAGCTCGAACAAGGCATCGCCGTGGCCGCCCCCATGGGGATCGAAACGGCGCTGGCGGACGAGTTGTGTCGTAGAGTGGACTCCCTGGAGATGGTCCGTTTCTGCAACTCCGGGACGGAGGCGACGCTCCACGCGATCCGGCTGGCGCGGGAATACACGGGCCGTCACCTCATCGCCAAGTTCGAAGGGGGCTATCACGGCAGCCACGACGCCGTCGAAATCAGCACTTCACCCGATCCGGCGAAGGCGGGTCCCGCGGACCGGCCTGTGCCCGTGGCCAGCGCGGGAGGCATGCCGCCCAACGCCACCGACAACGTCGTCATCCTGCCCTTCGACGACGAAGCGGCCGTCGAGGCGATTGTCGCGGAAAAAAGCGACGAACTGGCGGCCGTGATCCTCGACCCGAAGACGGGCGTCATTCCCCAGCGGCTGGACTTCGTGAAGGCAGTACGCGAGATCACCGAACGGCACGGCGTGCTCCTGATCCTGGACGAGATCGTGGGATTCCGCGCGTCACCGGGCGGGGTCCAGGCCCAGTGCGGCATCCTGCCCGACCTGAGCACGTACGGGAAGATCGTGGGCGGGGGGTTTCCCGCAGGCGCTTTCGGCGGCCGCGGGGAACTGATGTCCCTGCTGGATCCCACCCAGGGCAAGGCCCGGGTTTTCCAGAGCGGATCCTTCAGCGCACACCCCGTCACCATGGCCGCGGGCCTGGCCATGGTGGAAGTGCTGACGCCCGACGTGTATGCAAGGCTCGACCGTCTCACCGATCGTCTCGTGCATGGACTCGAGGACGCCTTCGCCCGCACGAGTACCGTGGCGACGGTGGCCGCGTCCGGCTCCACTTTCAGCATCTATTTCACAGGAGGGCCGGTCCGAACCTACCGCGCCGTGGCGGCGGCCGACAAAGGTACCGTACCCGCGGTGTTTCTCGGCTTGCTGAACCGCGGTTACTACCTGTCGAACGGCCTCGCCATGAACTGCCTTTCCGCGGCCATGGACGAATCGCATATCGACGGACTCGTCGAGGCGGTGGCCGGAACGCTGGTAGAAATCTGA
- a CDS encoding peptide ABC transporter substrate-binding protein translates to MPHAFKFAAALLGAVSAFFLVPLLIAAQGGSGESAARALPPDASPRDQQVFRYMSPEPRTLDSAINDYDTEDTIIPFEPLLRRDPNWNPEPAAADSYTSSPDGKTWTFHLRQGARWSDGRPVTAHDFVYSFRRMLDPEEANPYGFFYHDFKNARPINRGEIKDLTQLGVRAVDDLTLVIETEKSAPYLPYIVSYGNALPVPPWQVEKYERKWTRLENIVSNSGFKLSEWVTGSHMTLVPDPMYNGPHKPYLEKVIHPFRNAAVATVLAYENDEVDRELVDVTDMPRILADPELAPDLVRISARASWYLFYRTRQPPFDDVRVREAFTRAIDREVITGILLGGTAVPAYSMIPPEFAEYNGPAMKPHQSYDPARARELIREAGYPRGRGFPRQEMWLRAPNPTIKRISEAIMAMLKENIGVDVTIRSADRTMYMNNMYNWRMNLGLIVFYADYLDPRNMLDMIWHSQPQGYGRSDWSNAEFDRLVEQAAAELDRDRRRSLYAEAEEIMVSDYAGSFLFHPVYLELRKPWVKGIAENPDGTVGAMDYTRVYISR, encoded by the coding sequence ATGCCCCATGCTTTCAAGTTTGCTGCCGCCCTGCTCGGCGCCGTCTCCGCCTTCTTCCTGGTCCCCTTGCTGATCGCGGCGCAGGGCGGTTCCGGGGAATCGGCCGCACGGGCCCTTCCGCCGGACGCCTCCCCGCGGGATCAACAGGTCTTCAGATACATGAGCCCGGAGCCCCGCACGCTCGATTCCGCGATCAACGACTACGACACGGAAGACACCATCATCCCCTTCGAGCCTCTGCTCCGCCGCGATCCGAACTGGAATCCGGAACCCGCGGCCGCCGACAGCTACACGTCTTCCCCGGACGGCAAGACCTGGACCTTCCACCTGCGCCAGGGCGCGCGGTGGAGCGACGGCCGGCCCGTCACGGCCCACGACTTCGTCTACTCCTTCCGGCGCATGCTGGACCCGGAGGAAGCCAACCCCTACGGGTTCTTCTACCACGACTTCAAGAACGCCAGGCCCATCAACCGCGGCGAGATCAAGGACCTGACCCAGCTGGGCGTCCGCGCCGTCGACGATCTCACGCTGGTCATCGAGACGGAGAAGTCGGCGCCGTACCTACCCTACATCGTATCCTATGGGAACGCGCTGCCGGTACCGCCATGGCAGGTCGAAAAGTACGAGCGGAAATGGACCCGTCTCGAGAACATCGTTTCGAACTCGGGGTTCAAACTGTCGGAATGGGTCACGGGAAGCCACATGACCCTGGTTCCGGACCCCATGTACAACGGTCCCCACAAGCCCTACCTGGAGAAGGTCATCCATCCCTTCCGCAACGCGGCGGTGGCCACGGTCCTCGCCTACGAGAACGACGAGGTGGACCGCGAACTCGTCGACGTGACCGACATGCCCCGCATCCTGGCCGATCCCGAACTCGCGCCGGACCTGGTCAGGATTTCCGCACGGGCCTCATGGTATCTCTTCTACCGCACCCGGCAGCCGCCCTTCGACGACGTGCGGGTCCGGGAAGCCTTCACGCGGGCGATCGACCGGGAGGTCATCACGGGTATCCTGCTGGGCGGCACAGCCGTCCCCGCCTACTCCATGATCCCGCCCGAATTCGCGGAGTACAACGGACCGGCCATGAAACCCCACCAGTCCTACGATCCGGCAAGGGCCCGGGAGCTCATAAGGGAGGCCGGCTATCCCCGCGGGCGGGGGTTCCCCCGCCAGGAGATGTGGCTGCGGGCGCCCAATCCCACCATCAAGCGGATCAGCGAGGCCATCATGGCCATGCTGAAGGAGAACATCGGAGTCGACGTGACGATCCGGAGCGCCGACCGGACCATGTACATGAACAACATGTATAACTGGCGCATGAACCTGGGGCTGATCGTGTTCTACGCCGATTACCTTGACCCGCGCAACATGCTCGACATGATCTGGCACTCCCAGCCCCAGGGGTACGGCCGATCGGACTGGTCGAACGCCGAGTTCGACCGCCTGGTGGAGCAGGCGGCCGCGGAACTGGACAGGGACCGGCGGCGGTCGCTTTACGCGGAGGCGGAGGAGATCATGGTGTCGGACTACGCCGGGTCCTTCCTGTTTCATCCGGTGTACCTGGAACTCAGGAAGCCCTGGGTCAAGGGGATCGCGGAAAATCCCGACGGCACGGTGGGGGCCATGGACTACACGCGGGTCTACATCTCCCGCTGA
- a CDS encoding tetratricopeptide repeat protein — MAYLIYLGYNIRRKPRFVHKYSVSCYAQLSNGGMRMTRIKKLNCLAVFTILVALVAAPAIQAQTIADAKTKVDAMPDDPPRHYNLGIAYFKAGQFTNAIGAFQKAVELKADYKEAHYNLGLSQQKAGQTSNAIKSFQKATEIDAKYADAHGALGSAYQKLKNSSRAIRSYRAAIGINGKKANWHYNLGILYQTREDYPNAIRSYENYLRLAPRARNAASLRNIVAQMKDAIR; from the coding sequence ATGGCATATCTTATCTATCTTGGATACAATATACGCCGAAAACCACGATTTGTCCATAAATACTCAGTGTCCTGTTACGCTCAGTTATCCAACGGAGGAATGAGGATGACACGCATCAAGAAGTTGAACTGTCTTGCCGTGTTCACGATCCTGGTCGCCTTGGTCGCGGCGCCTGCCATTCAGGCCCAGACGATCGCGGATGCGAAGACGAAAGTGGACGCCATGCCGGACGATCCCCCCCGTCATTACAATCTCGGCATCGCCTACTTCAAGGCAGGACAGTTTACAAACGCCATCGGCGCGTTCCAGAAAGCCGTCGAACTGAAGGCGGATTACAAGGAAGCGCATTACAACCTCGGCCTTTCCCAGCAGAAGGCGGGCCAGACCTCCAACGCGATCAAGTCGTTCCAGAAGGCGACGGAGATCGATGCCAAGTACGCGGACGCGCACGGCGCGTTGGGCAGCGCTTACCAGAAGCTCAAGAACAGCAGCCGAGCGATCAGATCCTACAGGGCTGCAATCGGCATCAACGGCAAGAAGGCGAACTGGCATTACAACCTGGGCATCCTGTATCAGACCCGCGAGGATTATCCGAACGCGATCAGGTCCTACGAGAACTATCTGAGACTGGCGCCCCGGGCCAGGAACGCCGCGTCACTCCGGAACATCGTCGCCCAGATGAAGGACGCGATCCGGTAA
- a CDS encoding cupin domain-containing protein, whose translation MGVVHKHQGQQGANDWSGVEKQPYSKGGAVGGSVRVVIGPDDGANNFSVRYFEIEPGGQSSFDRHPHDHGIYILRGRAKVLIGWDVHDVGPGDVVYIAPNEQHQFESVGEEPLGFLCVVPPK comes from the coding sequence ATGGGTGTCGTCCATAAGCACCAGGGACAGCAAGGAGCGAACGACTGGTCCGGCGTGGAGAAGCAGCCCTACAGCAAGGGCGGGGCGGTGGGCGGATCGGTGCGTGTAGTCATCGGTCCCGACGACGGGGCGAACAATTTCTCCGTCCGATACTTCGAAATCGAACCGGGCGGGCAATCTTCCTTCGACCGACATCCCCACGACCACGGCATATACATCCTCCGGGGACGGGCGAAAGTGCTTATCGGGTGGGACGTGCACGACGTGGGACCGGGCGACGTGGTGTACATCGCCCCCAACGAACAGCACCAGTTCGAGAGTGTCGGCGAGGAACCGCTCGGGTTCCTGTGCGTCGTGCCGCCCAAGTGA
- a CDS encoding ferritin-like domain-containing protein, which produces MSENNKSEDPMSEESRSDELKSDELNSDDFAIPLPDTSDWGEPDRGIRVKPADGRGILMRDCQVGRAGEVPEVAFDGHGLAQRGSVVDPGTPDFGFAIREKKLVWADNIADLYEQGKAGQWDATSDIPWDDLPVLPDDLEQAVCQVMTFLIQNEYLAMYLPAKFMNRIDPQFSEVVLFLATQVMDEARHAEVFTKRALANGGGLQYVSAATEWSLRSLLAQDDYSNGSFLMHVLGEGTFMELLMFLEQVAPDPVTARTFKLARQDEGRHVGYGISHFAYHIEQDPSIKDDLMRAAEERTLFLQQASGSSPFVLKAMMTLAGGGSHPEQLARGRDAVMGLYEEMHRKRVRELVAIGFERQDAERISELHGSGVRNFM; this is translated from the coding sequence ATGTCCGAGAACAACAAGTCCGAAGACCCCATGTCCGAAGAATCCAGGTCTGACGAGCTCAAGTCTGACGAGCTCAATTCTGACGACTTCGCCATACCTCTGCCCGATACATCCGATTGGGGCGAACCCGACCGGGGCATCCGCGTGAAACCCGCGGACGGCCGAGGCATCCTCATGCGGGACTGCCAGGTCGGCAGGGCGGGCGAAGTGCCGGAAGTGGCATTCGACGGGCACGGCCTGGCGCAGCGGGGTTCGGTCGTCGATCCCGGGACGCCCGATTTCGGATTCGCCATCCGGGAAAAGAAGCTGGTATGGGCCGATAACATCGCGGATCTGTACGAGCAGGGCAAGGCGGGGCAGTGGGACGCCACGTCGGACATCCCGTGGGATGACCTGCCCGTGCTGCCGGACGACCTGGAGCAGGCGGTGTGCCAGGTCATGACCTTCCTGATCCAGAACGAATACCTGGCCATGTACCTGCCCGCCAAGTTCATGAACCGCATCGATCCCCAGTTTTCCGAAGTGGTCCTCTTCCTGGCCACGCAGGTCATGGACGAGGCCCGTCACGCGGAGGTATTCACCAAGCGCGCCCTCGCCAACGGCGGCGGCCTGCAGTACGTCTCGGCCGCGACCGAATGGTCCCTGCGCAGCCTGCTCGCGCAGGACGACTACTCGAACGGTTCCTTTCTCATGCACGTCCTGGGCGAGGGGACCTTCATGGAACTCCTCATGTTCCTGGAGCAGGTCGCGCCCGACCCGGTGACCGCCCGGACCTTCAAGCTGGCGCGCCAGGACGAGGGCCGGCACGTCGGGTACGGCATATCCCATTTCGCCTACCACATAGAGCAGGACCCGTCGATAAAGGACGATCTGATGCGGGCTGCCGAGGAACGGACACTGTTCCTCCAACAGGCTTCCGGGTCCAGCCCCTTCGTACTGAAAGCCATGATGACACTGGCCGGCGGCGGCTCGCACCCGGAGCAACTGGCACGGGGGCGGGACGCGGTCATGGGTCTCTACGAGGAAATGCACCGCAAACGGGTACGCGAACTCGTGGCCATCGGCTTCGAACGCCAGGATGCCGAACGCATATCGGAGCTGCACGGCAGCGGCGTACGGAACTTCATGTAG
- a CDS encoding CBS domain-containing protein — protein sequence MNLSRLRVFRLWRVMARRFRQRLHANIERMRTTDQVFMISAAVLIGVLGAGGAIAFRELIMFIESVAWGGGLYDRVSLTTLAVLTVPTAGGLIVGVLIYFSTREARGLPDVMEAVALRGGRIRPRVAVETSLATAISIGTGLSVGREGPIAQIDAAIGSTFGRLTHVNVHRMRTFVGCGAAAGIAATFNTPIAGALFSLEVILGNFSFSRFSPIVISSVVATAISRHFLGNQPAIIVPPHGVNHPLEFVLYAVLGILAAIVGTLFVRALYGVEDLYGKVPLPDYLKPMTGGLLVGALALLYPQILGVGYETMDRALFSELEWQFLLILVFIKIAATSFSLGSGGSGGVIAPSLFVGCMLGGAFGALVNHLLPGTSATDGAYALVAMGALVSSTIRTPMTSILMIFEMTGNYELILPLAISVIVSTALSAYLLKPSVYTLRLLRRNVDLEKGQETNILRSLNVGQARVTSFETIPPQAPLDDLMSRLAESTDTEFYITDDEERYQGTVTFDRIRSLVAYGEDLEGVIVAHDIAQFDLPTVNDGDTLDRVMLLFGRHQVNAFPVVKPDSGRLVGVISREHVMDAYNRETARRDLAGEFASMVDTLSGGQVVQLGDDYAMVEIHAPRRFIGSSIRRLQIRSRHGVQILLIRKREHRDSQANHVGPAHRACQANRSGKANPADHADQAGRAHFVPTPDYVIQEEDVLLVAGERDRIDRIVHL from the coding sequence ATGAATCTGTCGAGGCTTCGGGTGTTTCGCCTCTGGCGCGTAATGGCACGGCGTTTCAGGCAACGCCTGCACGCCAATATCGAACGTATGCGGACAACCGACCAGGTCTTCATGATCAGCGCCGCGGTACTTATTGGCGTGCTGGGGGCGGGAGGAGCCATCGCATTCCGCGAGCTGATCATGTTCATCGAGTCCGTGGCCTGGGGCGGCGGATTGTACGATCGTGTTTCACTCACTACGCTGGCGGTGCTCACAGTACCCACGGCTGGGGGGCTGATCGTCGGCGTCCTGATCTACTTCAGCACCCGGGAAGCTCGCGGACTCCCCGATGTCATGGAGGCCGTGGCTCTTCGCGGTGGGCGCATAAGGCCCCGGGTCGCCGTGGAGACCTCGCTCGCCACCGCCATCAGCATAGGCACCGGGTTGTCGGTGGGCCGCGAGGGGCCCATCGCCCAGATCGACGCCGCCATCGGCTCCACCTTCGGCCGGCTGACGCACGTCAACGTCCATCGCATGCGGACCTTCGTGGGCTGCGGCGCGGCCGCGGGCATAGCGGCGACCTTCAACACGCCGATCGCCGGCGCGCTGTTCTCCCTCGAAGTCATCCTGGGCAATTTCTCCTTCAGCCGGTTCAGTCCCATCGTGATCTCCTCGGTGGTGGCTACCGCCATTTCCCGTCATTTTCTGGGTAACCAGCCGGCCATCATCGTGCCCCCGCACGGTGTGAACCACCCGCTCGAGTTCGTTCTGTATGCCGTACTGGGCATTCTGGCCGCCATCGTGGGCACCCTCTTCGTCCGTGCGCTTTACGGCGTAGAAGACCTCTACGGAAAGGTGCCGCTTCCGGATTACCTGAAGCCCATGACCGGAGGTCTGCTCGTCGGCGCCCTGGCCCTGCTCTATCCCCAGATCCTCGGCGTGGGATACGAGACCATGGACCGGGCATTGTTCTCCGAACTGGAATGGCAGTTCCTGCTCATCCTGGTCTTCATCAAAATCGCCGCCACGTCCTTCTCCCTGGGATCGGGCGGCTCGGGCGGCGTGATCGCCCCTTCCCTGTTCGTCGGCTGCATGCTGGGCGGCGCTTTCGGCGCGCTGGTCAACCATCTGCTTCCCGGTACGAGCGCCACCGACGGCGCGTACGCCCTGGTGGCCATGGGCGCGCTGGTGTCTTCGACCATCCGGACCCCCATGACGTCGATTCTGATGATCTTCGAAATGACCGGTAATTACGAGTTGATCCTGCCGCTGGCGATCTCCGTCATCGTCAGTACGGCGCTGTCCGCTTACCTGCTCAAGCCTTCGGTTTACACCTTGCGCCTCCTCAGAAGAAACGTGGACCTGGAAAAGGGCCAGGAGACGAACATCCTCAGATCGCTGAACGTAGGGCAGGCCCGGGTGACTTCATTCGAGACGATACCTCCCCAGGCGCCGCTCGACGACCTGATGTCCCGCCTGGCCGAGAGTACGGACACGGAGTTTTACATCACCGACGATGAGGAGCGTTACCAGGGAACGGTCACCTTCGACCGCATCCGCAGTCTCGTCGCGTACGGCGAGGATCTCGAAGGCGTCATCGTAGCCCACGACATCGCCCAGTTCGACCTGCCGACGGTCAACGACGGCGACACGCTGGACCGGGTCATGCTGCTGTTCGGCCGGCACCAGGTAAACGCCTTCCCTGTAGTCAAGCCGGACTCGGGCCGCCTTGTCGGCGTTATCAGCCGCGAGCACGTCATGGACGCCTACAACCGGGAGACGGCCAGACGGGACCTGGCCGGTGAATTCGCGAGCATGGTCGACACGTTGAGCGGTGGACAGGTCGTGCAACTTGGGGACGACTACGCCATGGTGGAAATCCATGCGCCCCGGCGGTTCATAGGAAGCAGCATCCGGCGCCTTCAGATCCGCAGCCGGCACGGGGTACAGATCCTGCTCATCAGGAAACGGGAGCACCGGGACAGCCAGGCGAACCACGTCGGACCGGCGCATCGGGCCTGCCAGGCGAACCGGAGCGGCAAGGCGAACCCGGCAGACCACGCGGACCAGGCCGGCCGGGCGCACTTCGTTCCGACGCCGGACTATGTGATCCAGGAGGAAGACGTCCTGCTCGTCGCCGGAGAGCGCGATCGCATAGACCGTATCGTCCACCTGTAA